One window of the Syngnathus typhle isolate RoL2023-S1 ecotype Sweden linkage group LG21, RoL_Styp_1.0, whole genome shotgun sequence genome contains the following:
- the ifng1 gene encoding interferon gamma 1, giving the protein MRNIVDASSHQQRRRRRRDRVRARLRNRTCAARTRWSGLRLTMVTAARGMLGMCAYLCVCGVMTSHVPSRMTTTIQNLLQLYKIPPKERFNGLPVFSRELLSTKMEAKEMLMSAVLQTYEKLLGHMLKEPPGPPASDSGDDARVGLNYLLKCVRDLRKYRYQEQDKVLSGLSELQHLQMDNLVVQSKALWELPSLYKEASSLAESGRAGTPNRLRTRRQTRPLWRRRRKA; this is encoded by the exons ATGCGAAACATCGTCGACGCTTCTTCACATCAGcagcgtcgccgccgccgccgggacCGAGTCAGGGCCCGTCTCAGGAATCGCACGTGTGCGGCACGCACGCGCTGGAGTGGACTCCGGTTGACCATGGTTACCGCGGCGAGAGGGATGCTCGGAATGTGCGcctacctgtgtgtgtgtggcgtcaTGACCTCTCATGTGCCTTCGAGGATGACCACGACCATTCAGAACCTACTGCAGCTTTAT AAGATTCCGCCCAAAGAACGTTTCAACGGCCTCCCCGTCTTCTCCAGAGAGCTGCTGAGCACTAAGATGGAG GCCAAGGAAATGCTGATGTCGGCGGTGCTACAGACGTACGAGAAGCTGTTGGGGCACATGCTGAAGGAGCCGCCCGGCCCTCCGGCGTCCGACTCGGGAGACGACGCCCGAGTCGGGCTGAACTACCTGCTGAAGTGCGTGCGGGATCTGCGCAAGTACAGGTATCAGGAGCAGGACAAAGTTCTCAGCGGCCTGAGCGAGCTCCAACACCTTCAG atGGACAACTTGGTGGTCCAAAGCAAAGCATTGTGGGAGCTGCCCAGCCTGTACAAGGAGGCCAGTTCGTTGGCAGAGAGTGGCCGGGCGGGGACGCCCAATCGCCTGCGGACTCGAAGGCAAACGCGGCCGCTGTGGCGCCGCAGGCGAAAAGCGTGA
- the LOC133145254 gene encoding uncharacterized protein LOC133145254 isoform X1 — translation MRAAGAQPIDLKKRRHRSAFVTRLTAPSCRLVSSPVTPSAAAAMSPPSRLCLLLLLGSLVLGASHSDPYPELRKILEEISKDVDLKSVNISTHPPFKSVIRSIRACQNREEVKLVEATLRVYTRIAESIQRNATLLKVAPDQERLRRNVGQLTSRLRRLSATLARRHCPNTTNVLHQLTQLQVDDVTFQKRALSQFLEVYNMATVIGSHTLASPTDASP, via the exons ATGCGAGCGGCGGGCGCTCAGCCAATTGACCTGAAAAAGCGTCGCCATCGCTCAGCATTTGTCACTCGTCTCACGGCGCCCTCCTGTCGTCTCGTCTCGTCTCCGGTCACTccgtccgccgccgccgccatgtcGCCGCCGAGCCGCTTGTGTCTTCTGCTCCTGCTGGGTTCCCTGGTGCTAGGCGCCAGTCACTCGGACCCGTATCCGGAACTGAGAAAAATCCTGGAGGAGATCTCCAAAGATGTG GATCTGAAGAGCGTAAACATCAGCACTCATCCTCCCTTCAAGAGCGTCATCAGGAGCATCAGAGCGTGTCAG AACCGAGAGGAAGTCAAGCTGGTGGAGGCCACGTTGCGCGTGTATACGCGCATCGCGGAGAGCATCCAGCGCAACGCCACCCTGCTGAAGGTAGCGCCCGACCAGGAGCGGCTCAGGCGCAACGTCGGCCAGCTGACGAGCAGATTGCGCCGCCTGAGCGCCACCCTGGCCCGACGCCACTGCCCCAACACCACAAACGTCCTGCATCAGCTCACGCAGCTCCAG GTGGACGACGTGACGTTCCAGAAGAGAGCGCTCTCTCAGTTTCTGGAGGTGTACAACATGGCGACTGTCATTGGCTCTCACACTTTGGCCTCACCCACCGACGCCTCGCCGTGA
- the LOC133145254 gene encoding uncharacterized protein LOC133145254 isoform X2 — protein sequence MRTHEFICMQDLKSVNISTHPPFKSVIRSIRACQNREEVKLVEATLRVYTRIAESIQRNATLLKVAPDQERLRRNVGQLTSRLRRLSATLARRHCPNTTNVLHQLTQLQVDDVTFQKRALSQFLEVYNMATVIGSHTLASPTDASP from the exons ATGCGTACACATGAATTCATCTGCATgcag GATCTGAAGAGCGTAAACATCAGCACTCATCCTCCCTTCAAGAGCGTCATCAGGAGCATCAGAGCGTGTCAG AACCGAGAGGAAGTCAAGCTGGTGGAGGCCACGTTGCGCGTGTATACGCGCATCGCGGAGAGCATCCAGCGCAACGCCACCCTGCTGAAGGTAGCGCCCGACCAGGAGCGGCTCAGGCGCAACGTCGGCCAGCTGACGAGCAGATTGCGCCGCCTGAGCGCCACCCTGGCCCGACGCCACTGCCCCAACACCACAAACGTCCTGCATCAGCTCACGCAGCTCCAG GTGGACGACGTGACGTTCCAGAAGAGAGCGCTCTCTCAGTTTCTGGAGGTGTACAACATGGCGACTGTCATTGGCTCTCACACTTTGGCCTCACCCACCGACGCCTCGCCGTGA